One genomic region from Streptomyces sp. NBC_00457 encodes:
- a CDS encoding rhamnogalacturonan acetylesterase: MSLSRRQVAAAFGVVPIVATGTAHASGRRPRTLFIAGDSTAAQKYAAAAPETGWGMALPFFLHKDRPVSNHAVNGRSSKSFVDEGRLDVVLGQIRAGDFLLIQFAHNDEKADDPTRYTEPWSTYQEYLRLYVDGARARGARPVLATAVERRRFDVGCNAVPSHGDYPAAMRALAQEERVALLDLQALSLALWQGLGVEATKKYFNWTETEQDNTHFNPPGAIAVARIAARELVRTRVLRPQDVRRLDEEIPESWITWPQAAA; the protein is encoded by the coding sequence GTGTCTCTCAGTCGTAGACAGGTTGCTGCTGCATTTGGGGTCGTTCCGATTGTCGCGACCGGTACCGCTCATGCATCTGGCCGCCGACCCCGCACCCTCTTCATCGCCGGTGATTCCACCGCCGCCCAGAAGTACGCCGCCGCCGCTCCGGAAACCGGGTGGGGAATGGCGCTTCCCTTCTTCCTCCACAAGGACCGGCCCGTTTCCAACCATGCGGTGAACGGCCGTAGTTCGAAGAGCTTCGTCGATGAAGGGCGGCTCGATGTCGTCCTCGGACAGATTCGGGCCGGTGACTTCCTCCTGATCCAGTTCGCGCACAACGACGAGAAGGCCGACGATCCGACTCGGTACACGGAGCCCTGGTCGACGTATCAGGAGTATCTGCGGTTGTACGTCGACGGGGCTCGGGCGCGTGGGGCGCGGCCCGTGCTGGCGACGGCCGTCGAGCGGCGTCGGTTCGATGTGGGCTGCAACGCTGTGCCCAGTCATGGCGACTATCCGGCGGCGATGCGGGCGCTGGCCCAGGAGGAGCGGGTGGCGTTGCTCGACCTTCAGGCGCTGTCGCTCGCGTTGTGGCAGGGGCTCGGGGTCGAGGCGACGAAGAAGTACTTCAACTGGACCGAGACCGAGCAGGACAACACGCACTTCAATCCGCCGGGTGCGATCGCCGTGGCGCGGATCGCGGCGCGGGAGCTGGTGCGTACGCGTGTGCTCCGCCCGCAGGACGTGCGCCGGCTCGACGAGGAGATCCCGGAGTCCTGGATCACCTGGCCGCAGGCCGCCGCGTAA
- a CDS encoding ABC transporter substrate-binding protein: MKISIRRSRRAAIAVALGSVLALTATACGDDGSGTGGDTGAEGSGKGKVVFWDNNGGVRTDIWKEIIADFEKANPDIDVEYVGIASTEYQSKVDTAIQADGLPDVGGVGAAMLAGFSAQNALEPLDDRLAKSSLNGKLNEDIVESLKAAGGGDDALYSIPTSANNGVLYYRTDLFKAAGLEEPLTWEAFYKAAEKLTNSGKNEFGYTIRGGAGSIAQALDAMYGQSGITSFWDASGEKTTVNDPKNVAALEKYAALYKKVTPAADLNNDFTKMVAQWDSGTIGMLNHNLGSYQDHVKALGVDKFRGIPQPIGSGGKRVQVSNPVDGLGLFKSSKNKDAAWKFIEFATSPEENSKFNKSAGQVPANTDAAKDAWISEAEPTKLAAQALSDGSTTIVQLPYYLPDWNTISKAENEPNFQKVLLGDMSAKDFLDTLADQLNEAQAEWKEQNG; the protein is encoded by the coding sequence ATGAAGATCAGTATTCGCAGAAGCAGGCGCGCGGCCATCGCGGTCGCCCTGGGGTCAGTGCTCGCGCTGACCGCCACCGCCTGCGGTGACGACGGCAGCGGGACGGGCGGTGACACGGGCGCGGAAGGCAGCGGCAAGGGCAAGGTCGTCTTCTGGGACAACAACGGCGGTGTCCGCACCGACATCTGGAAAGAGATCATCGCCGACTTCGAGAAGGCCAACCCGGACATCGACGTCGAGTACGTCGGTATCGCCTCCACCGAGTACCAGTCCAAGGTCGACACCGCCATCCAGGCCGACGGCCTGCCCGACGTCGGCGGTGTCGGCGCGGCCATGCTCGCCGGGTTCTCCGCGCAGAACGCGCTGGAGCCGCTGGACGACCGACTCGCCAAGTCCTCGCTGAACGGCAAGCTCAACGAGGACATAGTCGAGTCGCTGAAGGCCGCCGGCGGCGGGGACGACGCGCTGTACTCGATTCCGACCTCGGCGAACAACGGTGTCCTGTACTACCGCACCGATCTGTTCAAGGCGGCCGGGCTGGAGGAGCCGCTCACCTGGGAGGCCTTCTACAAGGCCGCTGAGAAGCTGACCAACTCCGGGAAGAACGAGTTCGGTTACACCATTCGTGGTGGCGCCGGGTCCATCGCGCAGGCGCTGGACGCGATGTACGGGCAGTCCGGGATCACGTCCTTCTGGGACGCGAGCGGTGAGAAGACGACCGTCAACGACCCCAAGAACGTGGCGGCGTTGGAGAAGTACGCGGCTCTGTACAAGAAGGTCACTCCGGCTGCCGACCTCAACAACGACTTCACCAAGATGGTCGCGCAGTGGGATTCCGGCACGATCGGGATGCTGAACCACAACCTGGGGTCGTACCAGGATCATGTGAAGGCGCTCGGGGTCGACAAGTTCCGGGGTATTCCGCAGCCGATCGGCTCCGGCGGCAAGCGGGTCCAGGTGTCCAACCCCGTGGACGGGCTGGGGTTGTTCAAGAGCTCCAAGAACAAGGACGCGGCGTGGAAGTTCATCGAGTTCGCCACGTCGCCCGAGGAGAACTCGAAGTTCAACAAGTCGGCGGGGCAGGTGCCGGCGAACACGGATGCGGCCAAGGACGCGTGGATCTCTGAGGCCGAGCCCACGAAACTGGCTGCGCAGGCGTTGAGTGACGGGTCGACGACGATTGTGCAGCTGCCGTACTACCTGCCTGACTGGAACACGATTTCCAAGGCGGAGAACGAGCCGAACTTCCAGAAGGTGCTGCTCGGAGACATGAGCGCGAAGGACTTTCTGGACACGCTCGCCGACCAGCTGAACGAGGCTCAGGCCGAGTGGAAGGAACAGAACGGCTGA
- a CDS encoding pectate lyase family protein translates to MNAQRWHAHATTKAAVLIGCTALVLGLTGTSAQAGPRDLGRQVLSAGDGWGSEGAGTTGGSAADAEHVYTVTTWAEFKAALQAGGDAPKIIKVKGVIDAVSQGCEAFVTDGYDLQQYLKDYDPAVYGNDKVAMGPQEDARVASAANQDAEIKAFIPSNTTIVGVGKNSAILGASLQILGVSNVILRNLTIEAPLDCFPKWDPTDDNNTGNWNSEYDTVVVYGTDHVWLDHNTFTDGRFPDSERPVYFGKVFQQHDGLTDIVRGSNYVTVSWNRYENHDKNMLIGNGDGLAAIDAGKLKVTMHHNRFDGILQRSPRVRFGQVDVYNNHYVVNEEQQDDYYIFGVGISSQLHATDNAITLPPGASVGKALKKWNESPLTAENNYVNGKRTDLIAVHNAEIPEETLQSGAGWKPTLRTKVDHPKAVPGIVAHRAGAGRLR, encoded by the coding sequence ATGAACGCACAGAGATGGCATGCGCATGCCACAACCAAGGCAGCTGTGTTGATCGGCTGCACCGCGCTCGTCCTCGGTCTCACCGGCACCAGTGCCCAGGCCGGACCCCGTGACCTGGGCCGTCAGGTCCTCAGCGCGGGTGACGGCTGGGGATCGGAGGGTGCGGGGACGACCGGTGGTTCGGCAGCCGACGCCGAGCACGTCTACACCGTCACCACGTGGGCCGAGTTCAAGGCCGCGCTGCAGGCCGGGGGAGACGCACCGAAGATCATCAAGGTCAAGGGCGTGATCGACGCCGTCTCCCAGGGCTGCGAGGCCTTCGTCACCGACGGCTACGACCTCCAGCAGTACCTCAAGGACTACGACCCGGCCGTCTACGGCAACGACAAGGTCGCCATGGGACCGCAGGAGGACGCGCGGGTCGCGTCCGCCGCCAACCAGGACGCGGAGATCAAGGCCTTCATCCCCAGCAACACCACCATCGTCGGCGTCGGGAAGAACTCCGCCATCCTCGGCGCCAGCCTCCAGATCCTCGGTGTCTCGAACGTCATCCTGCGCAACCTCACCATCGAGGCCCCACTCGACTGCTTCCCCAAGTGGGACCCGACCGACGACAACAACACCGGGAACTGGAACTCCGAGTACGACACCGTCGTCGTCTACGGCACGGATCACGTGTGGCTCGACCACAACACGTTCACCGACGGGCGCTTCCCCGACAGCGAGCGGCCCGTCTACTTCGGCAAGGTCTTCCAGCAGCACGACGGCCTGACGGACATCGTGCGCGGCTCCAACTACGTGACGGTGTCCTGGAACCGCTACGAGAACCACGACAAGAACATGCTGATCGGCAACGGCGACGGCCTCGCCGCCATCGACGCCGGCAAGCTCAAGGTCACCATGCACCACAACCGCTTCGACGGGATCCTCCAGCGTTCCCCGCGCGTGCGGTTCGGACAGGTCGACGTCTACAACAACCACTACGTGGTGAACGAGGAACAGCAGGACGACTACTACATCTTCGGCGTCGGCATCTCCTCGCAGCTCCACGCCACCGACAACGCGATCACGCTGCCGCCCGGCGCGAGCGTCGGCAAGGCGCTGAAGAAGTGGAACGAGTCACCGCTGACCGCCGAGAACAACTACGTCAACGGCAAGCGGACCGACCTCATCGCCGTCCACAACGCCGAGATCCCGGAGGAGACCCTCCAGTCCGGCGCCGGCTGGAAGCCGACCCTGCGGACGAAGGTCGACCACCCCAAGGCGGTCCCGGGAATCGTCGCCCACCGCGCGGGCGCCGGCCGCCTGCGCTGA
- a CDS encoding glycoside hydrolase family 43 protein: protein MTTDTYRNPILDADWSDPDVVRVGDDFYLTASSFGRAPGLPLLHSRDLVNWTLVGHALERLEPAAEFRSPRHDCGVWAPALRHHDDRFWIFWGDPDQGIFQINAPEIRGPWTRPHLVKAGKGLIDPCPLWDEETGEAYLIHAWAKSRSGIKNRLTGHRMQPDGTSLLDEGKVIVDGDRIPGWFTLEGPKLYRHDGWFWILAPAGGVETGWQGAFRSRGFFGPYEERIVLEQKDTDVNGPHQGGWVRTPSGEDWFVHFQQRGAYGRVVHLQPMRWGTDGWPVLGDDGAPVAVHKRPDLPPQPATAPATDDGFPGGRFGRQWSWTANPQDGWATQHSGDGLRLTCVRSADTHDLRKLPSVLTQRLPGTPCTVEVGLQLHSEEPGSRAGLAVLGDAFSWIGLQRGTDGTVHLVHRFAEAVAEQERDAAHPRLAPGGRARLRIEIGSGARCRFSYDVGDGWTSSGPVFAATPWRWVGALLGLFALAPAGGGHAGAAVFTHFRITPL, encoded by the coding sequence ATGACGACCGACACCTACCGCAATCCGATCCTCGACGCCGACTGGTCCGACCCGGACGTGGTCCGCGTGGGCGACGACTTCTACCTCACGGCCTCCAGCTTCGGCCGCGCCCCCGGCCTGCCCCTGCTCCACTCCCGCGACCTGGTCAACTGGACCCTGGTCGGCCACGCACTCGAGCGCCTGGAACCGGCGGCCGAGTTCAGATCCCCGCGCCACGACTGCGGAGTCTGGGCACCGGCTCTACGCCACCACGACGACCGCTTCTGGATCTTCTGGGGCGACCCCGACCAGGGCATCTTCCAGATCAACGCCCCCGAGATCCGGGGCCCCTGGACCCGCCCCCACCTCGTCAAGGCGGGCAAGGGCCTGATCGACCCCTGCCCCCTCTGGGACGAGGAGACCGGCGAGGCCTATCTGATCCACGCCTGGGCCAAGTCCCGCTCCGGCATCAAGAACCGCCTCACCGGCCACCGGATGCAGCCTGACGGGACGTCACTCCTCGACGAGGGCAAGGTGATCGTCGACGGGGACCGCATCCCCGGCTGGTTCACCCTCGAAGGCCCCAAGCTCTACCGGCACGACGGCTGGTTCTGGATCCTCGCCCCCGCCGGGGGAGTGGAGACCGGCTGGCAGGGCGCCTTCCGCTCGCGCGGGTTCTTCGGTCCGTACGAGGAGAGGATCGTCCTCGAGCAGAAGGACACCGACGTCAACGGACCGCACCAGGGCGGCTGGGTGCGCACCCCGTCCGGTGAGGACTGGTTCGTGCACTTCCAGCAGCGCGGTGCCTACGGCCGGGTCGTCCATCTCCAGCCGATGCGCTGGGGCACGGACGGCTGGCCCGTGCTCGGCGACGACGGCGCCCCCGTCGCCGTACACAAGCGTCCGGACCTGCCGCCGCAGCCGGCCACCGCGCCCGCCACCGACGACGGCTTCCCCGGCGGACGCTTCGGCCGCCAGTGGTCGTGGACCGCCAACCCGCAGGACGGCTGGGCCACCCAGCACTCCGGCGACGGCCTCCGCCTCACCTGCGTCCGCTCGGCCGACACGCACGACCTGCGCAAACTGCCGAGCGTCCTCACCCAGCGACTGCCCGGGACGCCCTGCACGGTGGAGGTCGGGTTGCAGCTCCACAGCGAGGAGCCCGGGTCCAGGGCAGGGCTCGCGGTGCTCGGAGACGCCTTCAGCTGGATCGGGTTGCAGCGGGGGACCGACGGGACGGTCCACCTGGTGCACCGGTTCGCCGAGGCTGTGGCCGAGCAGGAACGGGACGCCGCCCATCCGCGGCTCGCGCCCGGCGGACGGGCCCGGCTGCGGATCGAGATCGGCTCCGGGGCACGCTGCCGCTTCTCGTACGACGTCGGCGACGGCTGGACGTCCTCCGGTCCCGTCTTCGCCGCCACCCCCTGGCGCTGGGTCGGCGCCCTGCTCGGACTGTTCGCGCTCGCGCCCGCCGGCGGGGGACACGCCGGCGCCGCGGTCTTCACGCACTTCCGGATCACCCCCCTGTAA